In Nitrospira sp., a single genomic region encodes these proteins:
- the prfB gene encoding peptide chain release factor 2 (programmed frameshift) — MLEEVRSRVQTVGAQVSELRGHLDLARMTAELEELEAKMGVPTFWNDTKSAAATSRKKVTLERELIQWREIETKLGDLQALLELAEEGQDPSLEQELTTELHRLETTLATLRVEMLLSGELDSNNAIMAIHPGAGGTESQDWAQMLLRMYVRWAETKKFKVETLDLLHGDEAGIKSVTISVTGPYAYGYLKAEAGVHRLVRISPFDANKRRHTSFASVFVYPELNEDIDVVIDDKELRIDTFRAGGAGGQNVNKVETAIRITHIPTNIVVQCQNERSQLQNRNGAMKILKARLFEVEQKKKEAEFNAIVGEKKEIGWGSQIRSYVFQPYQMVKDHRTAHETGNVAAVMDGDLDTFIEAYLKKKMAGALLAPTTAGTDED; from the exons ATGTTAGAAGAGGTGCGGAGTCGCGTGCAGACGGTCGGAGCCCAGGTCTCGGAACTACGGGGGCATCTT GACCTCGCTCGCATGACCGCCGAGCTCGAAGAGCTCGAAGCCAAGATGGGCGTCCCGACGTTCTGGAACGACACCAAATCAGCCGCAGCGACCAGCAGGAAAAAAGTCACGCTGGAGCGCGAACTCATCCAATGGCGTGAGATCGAGACGAAACTTGGCGACCTTCAGGCCTTGCTCGAACTGGCGGAAGAAGGCCAGGATCCTTCCCTTGAACAGGAGCTGACGACGGAGCTTCACCGGCTTGAAACCACGCTGGCCACGCTTCGCGTGGAAATGCTCCTCTCAGGAGAACTGGATTCGAACAATGCGATCATGGCCATTCATCCCGGTGCCGGGGGCACGGAGTCGCAGGACTGGGCGCAGATGCTCCTGCGCATGTATGTCCGATGGGCTGAGACCAAAAAGTTCAAGGTGGAAACATTGGACCTGCTCCACGGCGACGAAGCGGGCATCAAGAGCGTGACCATCTCGGTGACGGGCCCCTATGCGTACGGGTACTTGAAGGCTGAAGCCGGCGTGCATCGCCTGGTCCGAATCTCCCCCTTCGACGCGAACAAGCGACGCCATACTTCCTTTGCCTCGGTCTTCGTCTATCCGGAACTCAACGAGGACATCGATGTCGTCATCGACGACAAAGAGCTCAGAATCGATACCTTTCGAGCCGGCGGCGCCGGCGGCCAGAATGTGAACAAAGTTGAAACGGCGATCCGGATCACGCACATCCCCACCAACATCGTGGTGCAATGCCAGAACGAGCGATCGCAGCTCCAGAACCGCAATGGCGCGATGAAGATTCTGAAAGCCCGTCTGTTCGAAGTGGAACAGAAAAAGAAAGAGGCGGAATTCAACGCCATCGTCGGCGAGAAGAAAGAGATCGGCTGGGGCAGTCAGATCCGGTCCTATGTGTTCCAGCCCTACCAAATGGTCAAAGACCACCGGACGGCCCATGAAACCGGAAACGTCGCGGCGGTCATGGACGGCGATCTGGACACGTTTATTGAAGCGTATCTGAAGAAGAAGATGGCCGGAGCGCTCCTCGCCCCGACCACGGCTGGAACGGATGAGGACTAA
- a CDS encoding exosortase system-associated protein, TIGR04073 family, translating into MWVLLTVLVTSLAADAPAHADESHALGDRISGKLIRGMVNLSTGWIEVPRQIYEVGTHEGWVRGLLRGPFDGIGMFFARTVAGAVETATFPVPLPTYKPLLTPTYAWESEDPSDVMAADSK; encoded by the coding sequence ATGTGGGTTCTGCTAACGGTGCTTGTTACCAGTCTGGCAGCGGATGCTCCGGCCCACGCAGATGAGTCTCATGCACTTGGCGACCGGATTTCAGGGAAGCTCATTCGTGGTATGGTGAATCTTTCGACCGGATGGATAGAGGTCCCGCGTCAGATTTATGAAGTCGGGACTCATGAGGGCTGGGTGCGCGGTTTGCTGCGAGGTCCTTTCGACGGAATCGGAATGTTTTTCGCTCGCACAGTAGCCGGTGCCGTGGAAACGGCGACCTTCCCGGTTCCGTTGCCGACCTATAAGCCCTTGTTGACACCGACCTATGCGTGGGAATCCGAGGATCCCTCCGACGTGATGGCGGCTGACAGCAAGTAG
- a CDS encoding pyridoxamine 5'-phosphate oxidase family protein, translating to MAESMTNGAVREAWTTLGQEVRTGVLLTMRQGKPFGSHVPYVLGENWTRAYLHLSQLALHTQHLLQDPQVSLFLSEPDHPGKNPLALRRINLQGTAAILAPDAPTYAQMKARYLARFPKSAMTFGFADFSLWELQLHDAHLVLGFGQAYQATAHSPELWIHQQPERNK from the coding sequence ATGGCTGAGTCAATGACGAATGGAGCGGTACGGGAAGCCTGGACGACGCTGGGACAAGAGGTGCGAACAGGTGTGCTCCTCACCATGAGACAGGGAAAGCCATTTGGCTCGCATGTGCCCTATGTGCTCGGCGAGAATTGGACGAGAGCGTATTTACACTTGAGCCAGCTTGCCCTGCACACCCAGCATCTGCTTCAGGACCCGCAGGTGTCGCTCTTCCTCTCCGAACCTGATCACCCTGGAAAAAACCCGTTGGCCTTGCGCAGAATCAATCTACAGGGCACGGCCGCAATCCTGGCACCGGACGCGCCCACCTATGCACAGATGAAAGCACGCTATCTCGCCCGATTTCCAAAATCCGCCATGACCTTTGGATTTGCAGATTTTTCGCTATGGGAACTGCAGCTACACGACGCCCATCTGGTCCTGGGGTTCGGCCAAGCCTACCAGGCAACAGCCCACTCCCCCGAACTCTGGATTCACCAACAACCTGAGCGGAATAAATAG
- the lnt gene encoding apolipoprotein N-acyltransferase, with product MRARQLILACISGLLLPLCFPKFDLGLLAWIAMIPLHVALDSSTRRRAFWIGCLAGTIGFTGIMAWVVTAMTTYGKVPLPVSYAILLLLTAYLGLYVGIYSWSVVWLREFLPRYGIFFSPCVWVSLELLRTYAFSGFPWSLLGYSQYRELELIQVADHLGVYGLSFLIILVNLTLAELFLWLMPFFRGFHPKKLPWELTTITTLLMVLTYGYGDSLLTGPGLMPPKGTITVGLVQPNIEQAVKWDIAFRDETMQRFDRLTNQIGSIADLIIWPEAATPFIFEREKDYQLQLMALADRAKAPILFGSPALRFYPDRRPYLLNSAYLLSADGTILGRYDKHHLVPFGEYIPLKSSVLFFLDKLVEGIGDFEAGPGGTTLSLTPKATIREDGTSVPSRPLKFGVAICYEVIFPDLVRQLAVNGAEFLVTITNDGWFGNSSAPAQHFSMVVFRSVENHLAFARSANTGITGAIDPYGRILHATGLFSEESVRATIPVWQPRTFYSRHGDVFAYGCVVICALLCLISLLRPKEPVHGTTAITPV from the coding sequence ATGCGTGCGCGCCAGCTCATACTTGCCTGCATAAGTGGCCTCCTGCTTCCTCTGTGTTTCCCGAAATTTGATCTGGGTCTCCTCGCTTGGATCGCCATGATTCCTCTCCATGTCGCCCTAGACTCGTCTACGAGACGACGTGCCTTTTGGATTGGATGCCTGGCAGGGACCATTGGATTCACCGGAATTATGGCCTGGGTCGTCACCGCGATGACCACCTATGGGAAGGTCCCCCTTCCCGTGAGCTACGCCATCTTGCTCCTGCTCACTGCCTATCTCGGACTCTACGTCGGAATCTATAGTTGGAGCGTCGTCTGGCTACGTGAATTCTTACCACGGTACGGAATCTTTTTCTCCCCCTGTGTCTGGGTTTCACTCGAACTTCTCCGGACCTACGCCTTTTCCGGATTCCCCTGGAGCTTGTTGGGCTACTCACAGTATCGCGAGCTGGAACTCATCCAGGTCGCCGACCATCTCGGTGTCTATGGCCTCTCCTTCCTGATTATCCTCGTGAACCTGACGCTCGCCGAACTGTTCCTCTGGCTCATGCCCTTCTTTCGCGGATTTCATCCGAAGAAGCTCCCGTGGGAACTGACCACCATCACCACCCTGCTCATGGTGCTGACATACGGCTACGGAGATTCGCTCCTGACCGGACCCGGCCTCATGCCACCTAAGGGCACCATCACCGTGGGATTGGTGCAGCCCAACATTGAGCAGGCCGTGAAGTGGGACATCGCGTTTCGCGACGAGACTATGCAGCGATTCGATCGTCTGACCAACCAGATCGGCAGCATCGCCGATCTCATCATCTGGCCGGAGGCCGCCACGCCATTCATATTCGAACGGGAGAAAGACTATCAGCTCCAACTCATGGCCCTGGCCGACCGGGCCAAAGCCCCGATCCTGTTCGGCAGTCCGGCGCTCCGCTTTTATCCGGATCGCCGTCCCTACCTGTTAAACAGCGCCTATCTCCTGTCGGCCGACGGGACGATTCTCGGGCGATACGACAAACACCACTTAGTCCCGTTCGGAGAATACATTCCGCTGAAGTCATCGGTGCTATTTTTCCTCGACAAGCTGGTCGAAGGCATCGGCGACTTTGAGGCTGGTCCAGGCGGAACAACGTTGTCGCTGACTCCCAAAGCAACGATCCGAGAGGACGGGACGTCCGTTCCCTCCCGCCCCCTGAAGTTCGGCGTGGCCATCTGCTATGAGGTGATTTTTCCGGATCTGGTCCGGCAGCTCGCGGTCAACGGCGCTGAATTTCTGGTGACCATTACGAACGACGGATGGTTCGGAAACTCCTCGGCACCCGCGCAGCATTTTTCCATGGTCGTCTTCCGCTCGGTAGAAAACCATCTCGCCTTTGCCCGCTCCGCCAATACCGGAATCACCGGCGCCATCGATCCCTACGGGCGGATCCTGCACGCGACCGGACTCTTTTCAGAGGAATCGGTTCGGGCGACGATTCCGGTCTGGCAACCGCGGACATTCTACAGTCGGCACGGGGATGTGTTTGCCTACGGCTGTGTGGTAATCTGCGCGCTGTTGTGCCTGATCAGTCTTCTCCGGCCGAAAGAGCCGGTTCACGGCACGACCGCTATCACTCCGGTATAA